GTCTTCCGTCcgagtgaaattaattttgctAATTTCGCAAATTTAAGTGAAACAAATACGCTCTACTTAAACTCAACTTAATTTACCCTAATCCtagtgcgtatgtgtgtgtgtgcgcgttTTAACCCCCACTCATCTATCGTGGGTTAATTCCCAAAGACGTATTAGCCCGTCGAAATTTATCCAACTCAATTAATCTCAGCGTTCTGTTCTCTGACTTTACAAAATTGATAGCTTCGTGCGAGAAGGCGTGGCTGTGGCGCCTCTTGTGTGATTTATACCCGATTTGGCTGCGTGTTTCGCTTAGTTTTTATCCTTATCTGTTGATTAAAGTATACGAATATATGAGATATTCAGCAAAACTGCGCGAATATTCCTGCATCATAAACCAGTTAATAATTTATCTTAAATAAAGCAGTTCTACCACTGCCTTTCAACCCATTGTTTTTGATTACTTGTGTGGCTAATTATTTTTGCAGCCGCAAATGCGACAGGATAAAGTTGACTTTTAGTTGCACCGACTGCCGTGCATATTTAATTCATGTGAAGAGTGAGCGTGGCGATAGAAAAAACTTTGTGTGCTCTATCAACTGCGGCTTAATAATATAGTCTATGTATATACATAGTCTATGTATCCTTCTGTCTGCGGTCTGCAATTTTAACTTGTTGAATTGACAGCAAACAAAAAGGCGAGGAATACACGGAAAAGTTGCCACCACACAGGGTGGCTgaaatacatacacacattacatacatacattatgtGCATTTTATATGTGCTGCAAGTTTTAATTCCGCCAAGCTCGAAAAGTCATCATCTATGCCATTGTCAACTTGAGTTCATGttcatgtgtgtgtgggagtgtgcgagtgtgtgtgtgtgctgctcTGTCtgtctatgtgtggtttcttaCAAAATATAACTATCTAAGTGAATTCAGCGCCCAGCTTCTTCTTGTTGCCAGCATTGGCGACACGACCCTTCAGCGATTGCACCGCCAAATTGGGCAGACATCCGCGCTTCTGCAGATCATCCAGTTTGACCGTGATCACCGTATCGATTTCCTTTTGCCGCTGCGCCTCGGCTGCCCTCTCCCTTTCGAAGGCCAAGTGCTCGTCCTCCAGTTCGCGGCGACGGGCCTTCTCCCGCTCCTCGATTTGGCAGGAGACACTGGAGCGCAGACAGGCCTTCTTGGTGGCCTGCTCCTCGGCCTCGCGCTTCATTTGCTCCTCGTGCTTCTTTCGATATTCGATCATCTCCTTCAGTTCGCGTTCCCGCTGCACGTAGTAGCAGGCCTTCATCTGGCTGAGATGCTCCATTTGCTCCAAATTGGCCCGCTTGAGTTCGGCGGCCATTTTGCGCTCCTTTTCGGCTGCCTTGCGTTCGTTTTCTCTGTACTTCCGTTCGAGGCGTTCGTGTTCCGCCAGGAAATGCATCTCCTCGCGATTATCCTTGGCATCGAGAATCTTTTGGCCCACTGCAAAGAGGACATCCCGCTTGCGTTTCTCGTCCGCCGCGATGGCCTCGCGTTCCGCTCGCTGTTGTCTCAATTGCTGCTCCTTGAGCTTTAGATACTCGTACGCCCTGTTCTCATCCCTTTGATCCTGCTCGCACATCATCCGTACGAAATTGCGATGCAATTTCGTGTACTTATTCAATTCATCGCGGTAGGCCAGCTTACGGCGCGACTTCATCTCGCCCTCTGCCAATTCAGCCTTTTTATACTCATCGACGGCGGCACGCAAGTCTCGCGCCTCCAGACGCAGGCGATCCTGGGCCATGAAACGCAGCTTTTCGCGATCACTGATTTGCTCTCGGACTGCGTTGCCAAATTGCTTGCGCCTCTCCTCTTCGGCCTGATCTTGCTGCTCCACCGTGCCCCATTTGGCATTGTTGTAGTCGCGATTCTTGCGGGCCATCTCCTCGTCGTGATCCAGTTGAATGCGATTGAGGAGCTTCCTTTCCTGAATCTGAGCCGTCCACATGGCACTGCATTTGGCCTCGGATATCGCACGCGTTGCATCCTTCACTCGCACATCTGACTCGTATTTGGCATCCAGGGCGCGGTGGAGTACCTACAATGGGTGGGTAGGATAATCGATTTCAATCTATTGGTTATCCTATTGCCATAATGATGGTTACCATAATGGTCAAACCAAAAACTACCTGCAATCGTTTGGCCTCCACCCGCCGATCCTCGTTGACATCCTCATCGGCCTCGTCATCGTCCCTCTTCTGCGCCTCGCGTTCCTTCTCCCTGCGCTGCTCGTCAATGTCGTGGAAATAGTTGCGCATACGTTCCGCTTCGGCTGTGTGATATTGCTGCTCCTCCATCCGGCGATCCTGTTCCGCGCGACGCTCCTCGGTGGTCCGCGGCCTCGAGGCCCTCATGCGATCCAACTCGCACTGCGAGAGCTCCGCATAGCCCTTTGATTCCCACGATTGGCCCTTGATGTGAAAGAACGTGGCCTTGGCACCGTCGTATTTGCGGGCTCGCGGTGGCGCCTTACCGCCACCCACCGCCATCTTCTGTCCCGGCATGGTCACTGGATTCGGTAGCCGTGTGCCCGGCGGCAATGGTCGCCTCTGGACCTTGGGCTTCACGGGTCTATCACGGCGTACGCCACATAGTGGCTCCTCGTCGACCGTCGATAATGGTGGCGTTTCCAGATAAATCGGCTTCTTTAGTCGATCATAGCAGTCCGCGTGCAGCTTCATGGCAGCTCGCGAACGACATGGCATCACCATCGGCATCTTGGCGTATTATATTCTATATGTATATCGCGCTTCAAATTGCTGATGGCCAGAGGGGTGGGGTGGCAATCGCAATAGCAGATTTCTCGCTTAGCTGTTTGGTTTGTTCCTATGTTGAGTTGTTGGCGTCTGTTTGTGTTATTGCTCGGAGGctcttgttttgtttgcttgtgtCGTATGTTTCGTTTGTTTATCCAATCGAATCTGGCAGGTTAAACCTACATGGGTTCAAAGCTTGCTGGGGAGGGCATTACAATTACAGGGTATTTGCTGGGAATGCAGGCTCACATGACCATTTTGAATCTTTCTGTGCTTTAAGCAGAGTTCATAGAGTTCCTTTAATGCATTTGAGTATCCCAAAATTAAACATGCTCGTGTACGCTGCTTCTACTTGTTAACACCTGACCACTTGAGTGTCGTTTTTGTCGAGTGGCAGGTGAGAGGAAAACTGTGGGGAGTGGAAATATGGAAAGCTAGTTGGGGAAAAAGGGAaaggctgctgctgctgctgctgctgctgctgctgcatttaCTTCCGCCTGCTTTGCTTGCATTCGAAGGCGTTGATGCTTGCATTTTGGAATAGCCCCGACAATTTGCATTCTTTGTATGTGCCACGCCCATGGCCCGCCTGCCCCACCGCCTCCACTCCCTTCGAAATCCAGCCACCAGGTAGGTGgcatgaaaatttaattacacgCCTCGCTGAAACGCAGTGCCTGAATATAGGGGTCGGTggttacttttttttatatatatatatatatattttttgtgaaaacCTCGCCATTGCCTGTAGATTAGGTCTCaccagaaaaaaaaaggataatGGAGTAATATATagttcaaatatatataaccgGGTTTTAAGCATGACTATAACATCGCAGTTATTTTTCGGTATTTTGGTATATGTGTGTATAACTTAACTAGCCGAGTCTTTTGTGCACTCGATACTGACCAAGTTCAAGCTGAGTCGTCACATGACGAATGCTGGAACAGAAttcgaaaccgaaaccgaaacggAACCGAATTGACTCAATATCCAGCCCCTAGTGTTTGTCTTGTCTATTTGTGTGGTGGTGCTCGTGTTGTCGGTGGCACAAAGAGCCATCCTCCATCTGCTCCGATGCTCGACACCCAATACCCAATACTCGAGATCCCGATGAGATGGTGTGGTAGCCGTGGGCCAAAATGGTTGCTTCACCATGGACAACCAACAGCGACCACATCGCCCATGGGCTCCGCCCGAAATACACTCCTGTTCGCCAGACATCAATAACACCGATGTTTCTCGCATCGGGCTGAGCGTGAAGTTTTTGCCATAAATATGAATTATTTTTTGGTAAGCGGCTAACAATCATATTACGTACTATACATacgaaaagggggcggggcgggGGCAGCATCGTCTCCGCAAAACTTTTCTCACATTTCAATGGCAATAAAAGTGATTTAATAAGGCGCAAAACAGCACAACAAAAAGGGGCAAAAGGGGGCGTAAAAATTTGGGCAAGCCAGCCAgaaaagcgaaatcaattTGATTTGTCGCCGTAGACGACGACGGCAACGGTGGGCGGACTACCCACCGACCACGCCCATTGCGTGTGATTAAGTGCGCGTTTAATGTGCACGCCATGGCCATAAAACAAATTGTATGCAATCCTGCCACCGAAAGCTTTCGCAATTTACTCCCCACAACTCTGGAGGAGATTTACCCGGCTCCATCTGTGTGcttgtgcgtgtgcgtgtgcaaTGCTACTGCTACCACTACCACTACAACTACAGCCTCCGTGGGTTTATTCCTCTTTTCTCGCAATCCTTCTCCATTTCCGAGTTCCGTAACTGATTTTGACCCGTAGTCCGTTGGGGAGGCTAAAAACTTTTACAGCTCTCGCTCTGTGCGAGCGCTTTGAAATGTAAATACGGCTCATTATTTCCAATGCCTTGCCATTCATTTGCAAAGTTTCCAGTTTGCCATGGCCCCCACACACactagcacacacacacacacacacacagctgcagcagcagcagcatcacaATTTTTAAACACACACCAGTGGACCTCCGCTCACATGCGCACAGTCACCATGGGATAATTTCCGGTCCACTGGGAATGATTCCTTGGGCATTTAATCGTGAAAGTCATATAAAATCACTACCTTTTAGGGTGGCAAATGCAAGATGTGCAAACATCGATTGCAATCGAAAAGTTATTTGCAAGCCATCGGTACACATCTATATCCGAAAAAAACTTTCACGATAAATAATGAATGTcacaatatacatatattgtaATTAAATCCAATTTACTGGACTCTTGAACCCACTGTGCTGGATGGCAGGAGTCTGTGGCCATCGGTTCACCTTTAATTAACTGTAATGCCATCAGGCAGCAGGACATCCGTTGGTCAACGTGTGTGTAATGCCCTTTTGCTTACCCTACAGCATTTGCCTTTTCCCCTACCCAGTCACCCCCAGAAGCAGGAAATTTGTGTGTGCGAAAGGTTTATTATTTTCACTTAATTTTTgctagatttttttttttttttttgtttacttcaGGTTCCAGAACCTTTTGGCTCCGGCCACTCAATTTACGTGCCTCTAGGACGGTCCCTGCCCCAAATGGCAAATCATCACAGCTAGacagaaaaataagaaaggCAGGGAAAGCGATGGGAAACCCTTCGAAGAAAACGAGAGCCCAGAAGCGGAATGTGGAATCTTGTTTGTATAACCAGAGCTGCGGCAAAATGTTGCTCAAATTGACTTGGGGGGAGGTTCGGATGACTCGGCAGGTGGATCGCAGTGTCCTTCCACGCTGGTAAATGGAGCGGGCTGGTGTGGAGAGTGTGGAGAGGGAAAAGGTAAAGGAAAACCATCGGGCTTGCTGCCAAAAAGGGACAAAGTCAGCGACAAAGGAACGTTTCGCCTGCTGAACAATGGCAAATAATTCATAACTGGGCTCAAAAGTTTGATTTAGCTGCAGTTAATACACTGAGCATCCCCCTCGTCACCTCCCTCTCTCCATCTCTCTTTTTGAGCTCCCCTCTTTGTTGAATTGTGGAGGGGGGGGACATATATCTCAGGCTCCACTCGCTCATCCTGTTGGCCATACGTCGgtttgcataaatttcacCCATGGCCAAGGAGGACTCGAAACGTAGGACTCCTGTTGACAGGCGGAATTCCCCCCTTTTTACAACTGCTCCTCCAGCAGATAAATTACGCTCCGAGCGCCCAGGATCCATGGAAGCGGAAGAGCCAACGGATGACGGCCGGCtggcaaagccaaagccaaagtcaGTGCTGTGGGAAAAGCTATGGGAGAAGCTATGGCCAAAGCCAAAAGGAACCGGAGCACCAAGTCTGCTGTCCGACTGTCAGGCAGCTGTAGCTTATTTTTCTCCAACTGTAACTGCCGACGGAATtagaaaaccaaacaaaaagtaGCAAATATATGGTAGGGAAGAGAAAAACtcacacatatacatatgtatgtatgcatgagGCCTTTGGTCAGGCGACAAATGTTTCCACTTGAATTTCGAAGAAATATTGTTCAAAGTTAATATGAAACACTTCTTTTTTCTATCAAATCCACgaagaaattaattaattaatatggAAATGTGCAATAATAAACGTATGGTGTGTTTATAAAGCCATTTAACCTTTGATTGCATTAAAACGCATGCCATAAATCTAGCTTTCTATTGGTATTGATATCTACCTTAGATGTTGGTGGTTGCCTGAAATTTTTTGCGGCCCCCTGTCAACTTTTTGACTACCTCTCTGCGAATCCCCGACCTTCTGCGTAACACAACTCCCCACTCCTCACAAAAAAGCGCCTTGCTGTTGCTATTTTCCCAATGCCTTCGAAATGGCACACGGAAGCCGAGGCGTCTGCTATAAATTTTTAACAACCATTTAACTTGAATTTTATTAGTCCCCAGTCAGCGGTCAAAAGCTCGAGGGGTCGGTGGGGTGGCATGGGCTTGGTCTTGGGGTTCTAATATGGCAGTTGGGGGCGTGACTGATGCTCCACGTTGGTGTCATGTTGCCTTCCTGGAATATGCTCGTATATTTCGGTATACAAAGTGCCCAAATGCTGCCCACAAAGTCATCACAATGacattttgcatttcgcaGTTCATTTCTACTTGTCCCATTCTGTTCATTTCTTGATGGTGTTTTCGTTGTCTACTTTCTGCTGGTTGTTGATAGTCCCCATAGAGCCTtcctctctttctctctccgTCTCTGCCTTCATTTTGCTGTTCCCCCTATTCCGTCTTGGCTATAAATTTTATATGGAATGTAGTTGTGACTTGTGGGTCACTTGTTTTGCTGCAGCTTCAGTTCTTCGCCTGCCGTTGACCGATAACCATGTTATTCTCTTCTCctgacatttttttttacttgtTTAATCTagtttgttattatttactCGTTGGCAAATGAAATTGCAAAGTTTTTGTGTGAttggttttgcttttttttttttggtttttgtgggATCTTGTTTTTCTTGAACATTCTCAAAATCAATGTTAAACCAAATTAACTTGCAGTTGAGTAAGATGTGCGCTACAGACAGACtaagaaaaacaataaacacgacaagaaaaaccaaacaacTCGAGTGCTATTAAACGACAAAACATaacaaaacaacaagaaattaataaattaaaatacatcccaaaaaaaagaggaaagaaaaaacaaaatcaacgATTGTAACGATAAACGATAAACAGTGTTCCGATAATTCCCGCCATGGACTCGCTGGAGCGTCTGATGCGAGCGGCCCCATTGCCACGAATGCTTACCAGTGGCGTTGTGGCCACAGCCGCTGCCGCCGCATCCGCCGCCGCTGGCAAGGGCATGGTCAGTGTGGGCGGTGGTGCAACAGCCCTAGCCGCCGGCGGTGGCCCACAGAGGGCGCTGGTCCATGCCTCGCTGGCGGCGGCGACGGTGGGCCGCAAGGGACGCCACCTAACAGGCACCTTCTGCCTAACCGGCGACACCATGGAGGGCATCATACAGTGTTTGGTATTTCTCAAAGCATTCTCGGTAAGTGGGATCTGGactgggagtgggagtgggagtgggaatgggaatgggaggTGTATCAGTATTACATAG
The Drosophila mauritiana strain mau12 chromosome X, ASM438214v1, whole genome shotgun sequence DNA segment above includes these coding regions:
- the LOC117147528 gene encoding trichohyalin; the encoded protein is MPMVMPCRSRAAMKLHADCYDRLKKPIYLETPPLSTVDEEPLCGVRRDRPVKPKVQRRPLPPGTRLPNPVTMPGQKMAVGGGKAPPRARKYDGAKATFFHIKGQSWESKGYAELSQCELDRMRASRPRTTEERRAEQDRRMEEQQYHTAEAERMRNYFHDIDEQRREKEREAQKRDDDEADEDVNEDRRVEAKRLQVLHRALDAKYESDVRVKDATRAISEAKCSAMWTAQIQERKLLNRIQLDHDEEMARKNRDYNNAKWGTVEQQDQAEEERRKQFGNAVREQISDREKLRFMAQDRLRLEARDLRAAVDEYKKAELAEGEMKSRRKLAYRDELNKYTKLHRNFVRMMCEQDQRDENRAYEYLKLKEQQLRQQRAEREAIAADEKRKRDVLFAVGQKILDAKDNREEMHFLAEHERLERKYRENERKAAEKERKMAAELKRANLEQMEHLSQMKACYYVQRERELKEMIEYRKKHEEQMKREAEEQATKKACLRSSVSCQIEEREKARRRELEDEHLAFERERAAEAQRQKEIDTVITVKLDDLQKRGCLPNLAVQSLKGRVANAGNKKKLGAEFT